A window from Vanessa cardui chromosome 21, ilVanCard2.1, whole genome shotgun sequence encodes these proteins:
- the LOC124539050 gene encoding S-adenosylmethionine sensor upstream of mTORC1, whose translation MASEEHKQLAHFLKTVHSTLRSSSAALGSDTAWQNHCSNKDVLHTYAKFMQKLATTHWEENSSDKLNSASSRIKWCADFSYDYFVNKSFEKCSQKEVEIGENNDIRINEKEQFSEPYKLLDVGSCYNPFKIYDFFDVLAIDLCPANEYVMECDFLQVSIGTDTNIVENKVKQLQENNFDIVTFCFLLEYIPTSEMRIKACENAYRLLKIGGLLLISTPDSKHVGANSKLMKCWRHTLANLGFSRIRYEKFRHMHCMAFRKCLNKDIAVRWAVIHKESYMDGSLHIPQDFSNVCKNSINCHEIKVEVKDFAELPFSDSDFI comes from the coding sequence ATGGCAAGTGAAGAACATAAACAATTGGCTCATTTCTTAAAAACTGTTCATTCCACTCTAAGGAGTTCATCAGCTGCTCTAGGAAGTGATACAGCGTGGCAAAATCATTGTAGTAACAAAGATGTTTTGCACACATATGCTAAATTCATGCAAAAGCTAGCTACCACTCACTGGGAAGAAAACTCATCTGATAAGCTTAATTCGGCTTCTTCCCGCATTAAATGGTGTGCAGATTTCTCATATGATTACTTTGTCAACAAATCCTTTGAAAAATGTTCACAAAAAGAAGTAGAAATTGGAGAAAATAATGATATCAGAATAAATGAGAAAGAACAATTTTCGGAACCATACAAACTGCTTGATGTTGGTAGTTGTTATaatccttttaaaatatatgatttttttgatGTTTTAGCTATTGATCTATGTCCTGCCAATGAATATGTCATGGAATGTGACTTTTTACAAGTCTCAATTGGTACAGATacaaatattgttgaaaataaagTGAAGCAATTgcaagaaaataattttgatattgtaaCTTTCTGTTTTCTCTTAGAGTACATTCCTACTTCTGAAATGAGAATAAAAGCATGTGAAAATGCCTATAGGCTATTAAAAATTGgtggtttattattaattagcacTCCTGACTCCAAACATGTAGGAGCTAAtagtaaattaatgaaatgttgGAGACATACATTAGCTAATTTAGGGTTTTCTAGAATTAGATACGAAAAATTCAGACATATGCATTGTATGGCATttagaaaatgtttaaataaagacATTGCTGTTAGATGGGCTGTCATTCACAAAGAGTCGTATATGGATGGCTCTTTGCATATTCCACAAGACTTTTCAAATGTATGCAAAAATAGCATTAATTGTCATGAAATCAAAGTTGAAGTCAAAGATTTTGCAGAACTTCCATTTAGTGATTctgattttatatga